Part of the Camelus bactrianus isolate YW-2024 breed Bactrian camel chromosome 6, ASM4877302v1, whole genome shotgun sequence genome, TTCTTCTAATTTctaacttagttttttttttccataactgTTATCTTCTCCACTTTGTGATGTGTGGGTTTGAAATATGATTTAACGGACTGAGATGCACACGTTTTGCTGCAGGTGGAACTTAAGCTGTGTAACAGAAACACTACTTGGATGAATAaatctgtttactttttttcccctagaagaaAAGATGGTAGAACCACAGGAGAGTGACTTGATTGACCTACCAGATTATGAGCGTATAGAAGATGAgacttttcctcctttcccacctccagcctctctgGAGAGAGAAGGTGGTGATGGTGCTGAACTGGATGAAGGTCTGTATAAAGATCATAGTAGTGTCCCTGTTCAGCTGCCCATCTGTCAGCTTATAAgggatatattttataaatgaagcttACATTATCTAAGTGATACTAAGTCTTGGTATACTTCACCAGAGTCGGGGAGAGGAGCACCTGTGCCTGTACCGCCAAAGAGAACAGTTAAAAGGAACGTACCCAAGCTGGACGCTCAGAGGTACACTTACTATTTCCTTAAACATTTATActtttctttccatccttttttGCCTCCTTATGTGCCAGGCGTTTGGTTGGGGTTATGTGGAGATCAGATATTTCCAAACACGTTTTTTTCAGTTGAGCAGAtcatactttttttcattttatggtcTTGGTTTGGCCTTGATGGCTCTAGAAAACTTGAAATTTAAAACGTATTTCTGTTCACAGATTAATTTCAGAGAGAGGGCTTCCAGCATTAAGGCATGTGTTTGATAAGACAAAATTTAAAGGTAAAGGTCATGAGGtaagaaatgatttttattttagaccTTTGTTTTTTGAAGTACCCTAAGACTGTGGATCCATTATCATGTTCTTAGGAATCTTTGAATATTTTACAGGTACTATCGTTTATCATCATATCTCTTTAGAAACTGTGATGTAGTGGAAAGGACACTGAAGAATCAGGAAACATGTCTTGTAGTCTCATTTTTACCACTGTTTGGCTTTAAGAAAATCGTATCTGAGTCTGTGAACCTAAAGTTTGTACTTTACTATTTGAGGAATAAAATTTACTTTGTCTGCCTCAAAGAGTGATTCTGAGCTTCAGGAGAACGAGGACTTCACCTGTATCCATCATCTTTGTGTCCCTACGATATGGTATAGTTTGTAATAGGCATCAGTTCAGTTTTGCTGAAAATGAAGACACTTAGGAACTGTCAATCACTGCaccaagtacattttaaaattctctttgaatCATGTAGAGTTTAGATACAATTTTTTGCAGATGATATCTTTGTATTGCTTTGTAGTTTATGAAGTACTTTCAGATATATTCTTTGATTATCACCCTCTGGGGTAGGTAGTTGGTTCCATTATCTAGTTAAGGACCCTGAGTTTTAAGAGTCCACTGCCAGCAGTTAGGGACAGAGCTTAGACTTCCCATTTTATAGCCCAGCTCGAGGAACATTAATACAACAGCATGATCTGGTGTGGTATCCAGGATAGTTGGAAAGAGGGAAGAGGCTGTCGCTCCACCAGGGGAATGAGGTGAAATAGCCTGGGTAGGGAAGTTGTAGAGACGAACAACAAAGTACTTGTAGGTGATTGGATATGGGGAGGTCCCAAATAAAAATTAATCCCAAGATTTCAAACCTAAGAGGCTGAAAAATTACAGTGCAGTTGCTTAGCTCCGGTGGACAGGAAGAGAATATAAGCCTATGTCCTGTTTTGccacaaaactaaacataaataaatagtaaacttACATGAAGGATACCTATTTTGTGTTTCTTCGCTGGGTAAGGGTGGGCTCTGAGAGCGTTTACTCTGTCTAGTCGTCTGTACTTTGCTCTTGAAAATTCTTAACTATTTTCTCACAAAGTTAAATTCTCCCTGCTTTTTTCTCCATGATTTGGGACTTCACACTGTATTTAGttatttctcttctgtgtccCTTGGGTCTAATGTGACATCGTGAGGTTGGCTGAGCAGCTACCCCCAACAGCTAGAAAATGGTCATAGgtgattgaatttttaaaagaacttttatCTTTATCTGAGTGAAAATGATAAGACATTACAATCTCagtgttatatatttaaattattggtGGAGGTGACTGTCCTGACCATTAGCTTCTTAGACAAAATCAAATACCACTACCAATAATAATAGCCATCATTTGAGTCTCATGAATCCTCATAACAATTCAATCACGTgtgtatattattttcattttatcttgaagaaaaaggcacagagagagaaagtgattTCTTCAAAGTCACACAATTCTTAACTGGGAGAATTGAGATTTGAATCTGTGCAGTCTGAGTCAGAGACTGTGCTTTTAACCACTCtcctattttaaaatgctgttaagagaagaaagtgttttacagtaaaaccagGAATTTGGAACTTTTCTCATTCATTAGTCCAGTTGATTGaaccttttcattttaattaaaatgaaatagaaatctcTCCAGTGCTCTTTTAGATTGCAATCCTCTAAACccttaataaatacatttttttcttcataaagtTTCTTCTCAGAGTTTCTTAACCTTACAAATGTCAAAGGACACCAGTGACTTTGATACTACTGTTCAATTCTAAAATCTGCTGACAAGGTCAGTTGTGAGAATGAGTCTTCTgttttgcaattttatttttatgtgcaaGGCTGAAGACTTAAAGACGCTAATCAGACACATggagcactgggcacataggctGTTCCCTAAGCTGCAATTTGAAGATTTTATTGACAGAGTTGAATACCtgggaaataaaaaggaagtccAGGTAGGTGTTGAGATTGTTATGAATATCATTCACAATGCTAAATTGTATAAGGATAGATTTAGTTAAGGCTAAGTAGCTCTTTGGGGGTCTTCATTTAGCAATCTGTCTtgggagagaaggaaaattaaTAGTAATTATTTGAGCAACTTTTTTTGAAACTAAGAATTGAATCAATGACCATTTTCCCCCAAAAGCaagtgaaaatgtaaaaatatctcTTTATTTTCAGACCTGTTTAAAACGAATTCGACTTGATCTCCCTGTTTTGCATGAAGATTTTATTAGCAATAATGGTAAGAATAtaggtttatctactttatattaATTTTGCTCTTTGAAATGGAGCTAGTTGGAGTAGGCAGTACTACAGGAATGGGTTCTTAGTCTATACTGAGTATATAATTAAAGTACAATAACTAGGAATGTGTTAAGATACCTTGGTACACCTAGAATGTCGtttatatttgtttcttaaaGACATAGCAGTAATGACATTGAGAGATGCTGTAAAAATACATTTAGTCACAGAACATGAGCTTTTGAGAACTCTGATGGGGACCCATTGATCCTTTGTAGTGCTtgttaataaaaatacatgacaAGATACAGTATTCATAAATATGtccactgttaaaaaaaaaaaagtaggtgcTGGGAAATTAGGcagagttattttattttattttttaagggaggaggcattaggtttattcatttatttttagaggaggtactggggattgaacccagcacctcctgcatgctaaacatgtgctcttaccacttgagctattccctccttGGCAGAATAATTTGATGATGAAGTAGTTCACATCACCCAAGAGTACAGATCTTGTATGTGTAGCACTTTGGTTAGACCTGCGTGACTGTTCCTGGTATTGATTGCATCTGTTAGCTGTACAATGCAACCATAGGCAGTCACACACATCAAAACCTATGGTTCCTGCCGACAGGGTCTGTATAGTTATCAGATTTTCTGTGCGATGGCTCCAtacatgtttgtttttgtctttaaaactcTAAATAGATGTGGTAGAAAATACAGGCTCCATATAGAATCCCCAAAGTTATTTATAAATTGCTTTTAAAAGTGTGAAGGATTGTGGTTTAAATAACcgagtgttttaattttttggtaaGGTATAGTATGAACTGATGGCATGGTATTtggtatatgaaaaggaattagTTATTAGAGTAATAAATCCCATGGTATATGCACGTACTTAG contains:
- the TIPIN gene encoding TIMELESS-interacting protein isoform X1 encodes the protein MVEPQESDLIDLPDYERIEDETFPPFPPPASLEREGGDGAELDEESGRGAPVPVPPKRTVKRNVPKLDAQRLISERGLPALRHVFDKTKFKGKGHEAEDLKTLIRHMEHWAHRLFPKLQFEDFIDRVEYLGNKKEVQTCLKRIRLDLPVLHEDFISNNDEVGENNDHDVSATELDPFLTNSSESAKFASESSRSLTEEQQERIERNKQLALERRQAKLLSNSQSLGNDLLMNTPSAQTAEGGNPGEDQEEEESDGFNRDLDSPHVDAAADPVNEEEELKIEKTQLDQSC